In a single window of the Nicotiana tomentosiformis chromosome 8, ASM39032v3, whole genome shotgun sequence genome:
- the LOC138898224 gene encoding uncharacterized mitochondrial protein AtMg00810-like, producing the protein MDVFNAFLQGDLHDEVYMSLPEGFASHGESRGMRKYALEIITELGLSASKPAWTPLEFNQKVTNKELGDLQGEVNDELMENKGKYQKLIGKLLYLTLTRLDIAFAVHTLSQFMQNPKR; encoded by the exons atggatgtgttCAATGCCTTCTTGCAAGGAGATTTGCATGATGAAGTGTACATGTCACTACCTGAAGGTTTTGCAAGCCATGGGGAGTCTAGAGGCATG AGGAAATATGCACTTGAGATCATTACAGAACTGGGACTAAGTGCATCTAAACCTGCTTGGACACCACTTGAATTCAATCAGAAGGTGACAAATAAAGAGTTAGGAGACTTGCAGGGAGAGGTAAATGATGAATTGATGGAAAATAAGGGAAAGTACCAAAAGCTGATAGGGAAACTTCTGTATTTGACCCTCACTAGGCTGGATATTGCCTTTGCAGTGCATACACTTAGTCAATTTATGCAAAATCCCAAGAGATAA
- the LOC104120260 gene encoding uncharacterized protein, translating to MGCNCARSSESVIFMERLRLLQFLMGLNESYEQARSQILMMTPAPPVNKAYSMLMEAENQRSVTNTFVSAEGTEATALMTTKTGYQAGNQQPTYQAGYQQTGYQ from the coding sequence ATGGGATGTAATTGTGCAAGATCGAGTGAATCTGTCATATTCATGGAGAGACTGAGACTCCTGCAGTTTCTCATGGGACTAAATGAATCATATGAGCAGGCTCGTAGtcaaattttgatgatgacaCCAGCTCCACCAGTTAATAAGGCATATTCTATGTTGATGGAAGCGGAAAATCAGCGAAGTGTGACCAACACTTTTGTTTCTGCAGAAGGAACAGAAGCAACTGCCTTAATGACCACAAAAACTGGATATCAAGCAGGGAATCAACAACCTACGTATCAGGCAGGGTACCAACAAACTGGATATCAATAG